Genomic DNA from Desulfuromonas versatilis:
CACCATCTACGTCAAACCCGACCAGGTGCGCACCGTCATCGGCTCCGGCGGCAAGAACATCCGCGGCATCATCGAGGCCACCGGCTGCACCATCGACATCGAGGACGACGGCCGCATCAACATCGCCTCCATCGAGGGGACCGCGGCCAAGTTGGCCATCAAGATGATCCGCGACCTGACCCAGGAAGCCGAGGTCGGCAAGCTCTACATGGGCACTGTCAGGAAGATCATGGAATTCGGCGCTTTTGTCGAGATCTTCCCCGGCACCGACGGCCTGGTGCACATCTCCGAGCTCGACAAGGAGCGCGTGCGCAACGTCACCGACGTACTGAATGAAGGCGACAAGGTCCTGGTCAAGTGCCTGGGGATCGACAAGCAGGGCAAGATTAAGCTCTCCCGCAAGGAAGCCCTTGGCCTGAGCCTCCCCGAGGAGGGCTGAACGCCGCTGGGAGGATGATCCGGAAGTCTACCCTCGATAACGGCATACGGGTCGTGACCGAACAGGTTGCCGGGGTTCACTCGGCAACCGTCGGCGCGTGGGTCGAAACCGGCTCGCGCCACGAAACCCCTGAGCAGAACGGCATATCCCACTTCGTGGAGCATATGCTGTTCAAGGGGACCGAACGGCGCAGCGCCAAGGATATCGCCCGGGAGATCGATTCGGTCGGTGGAGTGCTCAATGCCTTCACCGGCCGCGAGTTCAGCTGCTACTACGCCAAGGTGCTCTCGCCGCGGCTGCCGCTGGCCATCGACCTGCTGGCCGATATCGCCCTCCATTCGCTCTTCGACCTCGACGAGTTGGAGAAGGAGCGCAAGGTCATCCTCCAGGAAATCTACATGGTGGAGGATGCGCCCGAGGACCTGGTTCACGACCTGTTCACCCAGAACTTCTGGCCGGGGCACCCCCTGGGGCGCCCCATCCTCGGCTCCCGGGAGTCGGTGGGCAGCCTCTCCCGGGGCGACCTGGTGCGCTTCGTCGAGCAGCGCTACCGGGGCGGTAACATCCTGATCTGCGCCGCCGGCGAGCTGGAGCACGAGAGGGTTCTCGAGCAGGTCGGCGAGTTCTTTGCCGGCCTCGGCGGCGGGGTCGCCCCCGGTCTGACCCAGGCCCCGGTCTGCCAGCGCGGGGTCGATATCATCGAAAAGGACCTCGAGCAGGTCCACCTCTGCCTGGGCAGCAGCGCCCTGCCCCAGAACCACCCCGACCGCTTCGCCCTGCACCTGCTCAACAACATCCTTGGCGGCAGCATGAGCTCGCGGCTGTTCCAGTCCATCCGCGAGGACCTGGGGCTCGCCTATTCCACCTACAGCTACCTGAACTGCCACTCGGACACCGGATCGCTGGTGCTTTACGCCGGCACCTCCCCCGAGGAGGCGCGCAGCGTGCTGCACCTGATGCTCAAGGAACTGCGGCGGCTGACGACCGAGCTGGTCTCCGAGCAGGAGTTGCAGGCCACCCAGGAGCAGCTCAAGGGGCACCTGCTGCTCTCCCTGGAGAGCACCGACAACCGGATGACCCGGCTGGCCAGAAACGAGCTCTATCTGGGCAAGAACCCGCCGCTGCGCGAGGTGGTCCAGGGGTTCGAAAAGGTCACCCGGGAGGACATCCTGCGCCTGGGCCAGTCCCTGTTCCGGGACGAGCAGCTGCACCTGCAGGTGGTCGGCAAGCTGCCCCAGGCGGATATTACTCCGTTGGATTTGACTGTGGGGTGAGGAGTGAGGGGGAAGTCAAGGGACCAAAAGGACTCCAGGGACTTAAAGGACGCCAGATTTTCCCTGTGGCTCTGAATTTAAAGCATTTCCTGCCTGCCTGGGGCGGGTGGATTTCTGGGTTTGTTAAATCATGGACGCGATCAGGATCGACATTAAAAAACTTCGCCCCGCGGCCCTGCTGCCGCGCTACATGACCGAGCTGGCGGCCGGCATGGACCTGTTTGCCTGCCTGGAGAATCCCATCGTCCTCGCGGCCGGCGAGCGGGTGCTGGTTCCGACGGGAATCGCCCTGGCCATCCCGGCCGGTTTCGAAGGCCAGGTCCGGCCCCGCTCCGGGCTGGCGCTCAGGCAGGGGGTGACCCTGGTCAACTCGCCCGGGACCATCGACGCGGATTACCGCGGCGAGGTCGGGGTGATCGTCATCAATCACGGCTCCGAGCCCGTCACCATCAGCTCCGGAGACCGCATCGCCCAGCTGGTGATCGCGCCGGTGCGCCGCGCCCTGCTCGCCGAGGTCGAGTCTCTCGACGCCACCGCCCGCGAGGGCGGGGGGTTCGGCCACACCGGGGTCAACGGGGGCTGAGGCCATGGCGGATACCCCGACCGAGCAGCTGCAGATGGAATTCCCCTGCGATTTCGCCTTCAAGGCCTTCGGCCCCAACGGCCCGGAGTTCGCCGAGCGGGTCCGACAAGCCGTGGCCGGCACCGTCGATGTCAGCATGGACGCGCTCAAGGTGCGCCCCAGCAGCCAAGGCAAGTACCAGTGCGTGACCGTCCTGGTGCTGCTGCACAGCAAGCAACAGCTGCACGCCATCTACGCCGCGCTGCGCAAGGTCGAGGGCCTGGTCTACCTGGTCTGAGGCCGCCGCGGCCAGGGCGGGTGCTCCGTTGGGCAGCGCCTGCCGAAAAAATCCCACCTCAGCCCGTCTCCAGCTCTCCATCGATACCGTGAACAGTTCCAAAAATTCCAGGATTATTGTATACTCCTGAGGTGTTGGCCCGCTTCGGGGCCTTATCCATTGAGTCAGAGCGACCGGTCAACGGCGCCGATGTCCAGAGAGGGAGTCAGTCCATGCTGCTGTCCATCAATCCCGATAATCCCCAACCCCGCCTGATCAAGCGGATTGTCGAGTGCCTCAAGCAGGGGGGGGTGATTGCCTACCCCACCGATACCACCTACGGCATCGGCTGCGACATTTTCAACAAGAAGGGGGTCAAAAAGATCTACCAGATCAAGCAGCGCGACCCGCGCAAGCCCTTCTCCTTCATCTGCTCGGATCTTTCGGATGTGGCCAACTATGCGCAGGTGAGCAACTTCGCCTTCAAGATCATGAAGCGCCACCTGCCCGGCCCCTACACCTTCGTGCTGGAGGCGACCCGGGTGGTGCCCGACCTGCTGACCACCAAGCAGAAGACGGTCGGCATCCGCATCCCGCAGAACCCCATCGCTCTGGCCATCGTCCAGGAACTCGGCCACCCGCTGGTCACCACCAGCGCCAACATCTCCGGCGAGGAATCCATCGGCGACCCCCAGGAGATCGAAAACTCCCTGGGGCGGATGCTCGACTACGTGGTGGACGGCGGAATCCTCATGGGGGACCCCTCCACGGTGATCAGCCTGATTGACGACCAGATCGAGGTGCTGCGCCAGGGCAGCGGCGATACCTCCTGGATCCATGGCTCCTGAACCCGGCATCCGCCGCCGGGCGGCCGGCCGGAGCCGGTCGCTGCTGCTTGGCTGGCTGGTGGGCGCCGCCCTCGCGCTGAGCGGCGTTACGGCGGCATTTGGCGGGGAGTTCGGCGGGGTGGGGCTGCAGGTGGTTCCCACGGTGCGCGGCGAACTGGTGGTGCTCAACGTGCTGCCCGGCAGCTCCGCCGCGCTGGCCGGGCTCAAGCCCGGCGACCTGATCCTGCGGGTGGACGATTTTCCCCTCGAGGGGAGCGACTTCTCCGAGGTGGTCTCCCGCTACCTGTGGGGCGAGGTGGGGACCAGCCTGGTTCTGGATTACCTGCGCCCCGGCGAGGCCGGCTTCCGCTCGGCCAGGCTGCGCCGCGAGCCGCTCTCCGGCGAACCGGCGGCCCTGCCCGGGGTCAAGACGCTTCAGCCCCAACCCTGACCAACCCTCAGCAGGAGACTGTTTTGAGCGCCAAAAACATTTCCGTGGTCTTCTACGGCCGTCGCTTCCTGAAACAGGACTGGAACTACGAAATTGACGAGCAGGCCTTTGCCGAGTTCTTCGCCAGGCTGCGCGAGGAGTTCGCCGGTTTCGACATCCAGCTCGACCACCAGCGCGAGGAAGACCTGGTGCTCGATGTCAAGGGCTACGGCGACCTGCTCAACTGCGTGCGCATCCGCTCGCCCCGCGACGGCTTCGGCAACCTCTGCCTGGGCCACATCATCGGCGCCAGCCCCAACCGCGACCTGTTCGAGGACATCCGCCGCGGCGTCAGCCGGGTTGCCTTCGCCCCCGAGACCGTCGAACCCGAGGGGAGCAACAAGGTGGTCTGCCACAATTGCGGCTGCGGCTGCTGAGGGCGGACCCCCCGGTCCAGCCTTTCGGGGCCCGGCGCCCTTACTTTCCGGGCAGGCTGCGCAGGTAGAGCAGCATCGATTCCAGCTCCTGCGACTGGGGGGCGAGCATCTCGCCCTTGAGAGCGTCGCGGATGCAGAAGTTGATCATCTCCATGAGCATCCCGTCGTCGTAGGCCGAAATCTCCTCCAGGCCCTTCCCCCCGGGGTGGCAGCTCGAACAGCTCTTGCCGTTGCTCCCCAGCCCCTGCCATTCGTAGAGCTTTTTGCCCAATTCCACATTCGGCGACTCCACCGCCCAGCTCCAGGACGCTGCGGCGAGCAGCATGGCCGCGCTCAGCAGGATCGATTTTTTCATGGTTCCCTCCTAGTTTGTGCCTGATTTCACCCCTTAAACCCCGGCATTATACCGGAAAACAGCGCTGATCCCAAACGGAGATAAAAAAAAAGGGCCGGCCGCTGGCGGCCGACCCTGATTCGCGGGGCTGGGTTGTTACTTGTCCGGCTGAATCTCGGTGCTGCAGATGAACTCCACCCGGCGGTTTTTCTGCCGGCCGTCCTTGGTCTTGTTGCTGGCCACCGGGCGGGTCTCGCCGTAGCCGCGGGGGAAGAGCAGGCCGGGGCTGATGCCGAAGTTTTTCACCAGGTAGTCCTTGAGCGCCTGGGCCCGGCGCATGGAGAGCCCCTTGTTGTACTCGGGGCTGCCGGTGTTGTCGGTGTGGCCGGCGACCAGGATCTTCACCTGGGGGTAGCGCTTGATGAACTCCGCCGCCTTGGCGATCTCCTTGCGGTACTGGGCGCGGATGTCGGATTTGTCGAAGTCGAACTCGATCTGCAGGGTGTACTTGACGGCGCAGCCGTCAGCGTCGACGATCGACCCGCGGATGGTGTCCGGACACTTGTCGCGGTCGTCGAGCACCCCGTCGCCGTCGGCGTCGCCGATCACCGGGGCGCCCTCGCCGTAGAAGACGTCCCTGGCGAACTGGGCCATGGCCGGCTCCGCGGCCAGCGAGTTGCCGTCGGCCACCACCGTGCAGTCGGAGATGGCGCGCAGCTTCTCGATGATCTGCTTGCCGTTGTCCTCGTCGGCGTAGCTGACCACGTGGATGCAGAGCTGCTTGCCGTAGCGGTTGTAGAGCTCGCTGGCCACCGCCACCGGGTCGGTTCCGGCGTTGTTGTCGCCGTCGGTGAACAGCACCAGGGCGGTGCGGCCGGAAAAGCCGTTGAGGGTGGGCGCCAGGGTCCCCAGGTCGTCACCCAGGCTGGTCTCGCGGCCGAAGATGTAGAAGTCGCTGTCCACCGCCGAAGCCACCGAGGCCAGGGCGCCGGATTTGAAGACCGCCACGGGGCTCAGGGTCTGCTGCGGGGAGGAGAGGGCGACCGAACCCTGGTAGCCCAGCTCGGGGATGGCCTTGTCCAGCCCCTTTACCTGCTCCAGGGCCAGCTCGATCTTTTTCTTGCCGGTCTTGGCGTACTTCTGCGACATCGACCCCGACTGGTCGATGAAGACGATGAAGTTATCGACCTTCTTCACCAGCTCGGCCCGCGCCGCCGCGGGGACCGCCAGGGCCAGAACCAGCGCCGAGACCAGGCAGGGCAGCAGCGCTTTGAAACAACCTTTCATCATTTGTTCTCCTTGAAAAATGGATAAGCAGGATTCAATGGCATGCGAGATGCGGCGAGGGAATCTAGCAGAAACATTACCGGAAGTAAATGGAATGTTTTTCAGTTGGGCAGGGTTTGTTAAGTGGCCGTAATATCAGAGGAAATGGAATTGATTTTAAGGCTTCTGGAGCCTGGCGGGAGGGTTGTCGCCGGGTAACAGGAACTGGACCTTGTCGTTGACATGCCATATCTGTGAGGGTAGTTTAAGATTTTGATCTGATTGATGCCCGGGGGAGCGGTGCTGAGGGGCGGGCGGTTTTTTTTTTTCAGGCACCGAAAGGACTTCAGGGACAGCAGGGATAGCAGGGATAGCAGGGATAGCAGGGATAGCAGTTGGGCCTTGATGTCTTTGCGGTCCTTTTCGTCCTTTGAGGAGGGAGGCTCATGACCACAGGTTTTATTCCGCCCCATGGCGGCTACAGGAATCTGCTTTCCTACCGAAAAGCCGAGATCGTCTATGATGCCACGGTTTATTTCTGCGACAGATTCATCGATCGGCGCAGCCGCACCCATGACCAGATGGTGCAGGCGGCCCGTTCAGGTAAGCAGAACATCATCGAGGGCAGCATGGCTTCCGGCACTTCCAAAGAATTTGAGATCAAACTGACCAATGTGGCGCGGGCCAGCCTTGAAGAATTGTTGGCCGATTATCGCGATTTCCTCCGGACCCGCGGAATGAGTGAATGGACCAGGGACCATCCCTACACCCGACGCCTTCGGGAACTCAACCGGCAGCCGAACGCCGATTTCGAAACTTTTCGGCGGGGCATAGAGAACGACGATCCGGAAATATCCGCCAATGTGATCATCGGCATGATTCGAGTGACCAGTTACCTTCTGGATAAACAGTTGAAACATCTGGAACAGGCGTTTATCAAAGAAGGCGGACTGCGGGAGCGCATGACCAGGGCCCGGATCTACGAAAGAAAGAAAAGCGGGAATTGAATCTGACCCTTTTCATGCTTCGGCGACAGGGGACCTCGTACTTTGGCACGCTTCGGTTTACAGAGTCCCGAAATCGTGCCAGAATATCAGAGTTGATCGATTTTAGTTCCTGAATGCCCTCTTCGACGGGAAAGTTTCTCATGGCGACACAGGACAGAGAGCAGGTTCTTGCATTCCTTCGTGCGCATAAAAACGAACTGCAAACTCGCTTCGGCGTTATCCGTCTCGGGTTGGTCGGCAGTTACGCCCGCGATGAGGCCAGGGACGAAAGCGATATCGATATTGTCGTCAGTCTGAACAGTGACAACACTTTTCGCAGCTTTTTCGGGCTCCTGCATTTCCTTCAGGACAATCTCCAGGCCCGCATCGACCTGGCGACCGAAGCCAGTCTAAAACCCCAAGTCAGGGATTCCATCCTGAAGGACATTCGTTATGTATAAACGCGATATATGAAAAACGTCTGACTCGTTAGGCCATATCGCCCCATCCCCCGTCACTCCTCACCCCTCACTGGTCACTGGTCACTCCTCACTGGCATCTATCCCCGAATTTCCCCTTGACCTTCCGCTCCCGGAGGAGTAGATTCGCGGGTATTAATTTAGAAAAATTTCACCCTGCCGAAAAGGCAAAGCCGGAGTGATCCGGTGACGCAAAGTCAACAGGTCCGAAAGCCGCGGATGGCTGGGCTGCTGAAGGGGGTGAGTGCTGGGGAAGCGAAGATATGACGCACTCATCTTTCTTGTGAAGGTGGGTGTTTTTTTGTTTGGGGCGAGAGGGCATGCTCGAGCATTACCTGAACATTTTCGCGAAGCTCCGCACCGACAAAAACCGCAATCGCTGGTCGGCGCAGATCTGCTTCAGGGCCCCGCACAAACCTTTTCTGCTGCTCTCCGTCATCGATCACATCGCCCAGGGCACCCTTCGCAAAAACTTCATCGCGCCGGGTTTCGGTCTGGCCGAAACCTTCGCCGGCTACTAGTCGCGGACCATGCCCCTGGGGAGCAAGGGGCTTATCGCCTATCCCTTTTACCACCTGGAGAGCGACGGCTTCTGGCAGCTTCTCGCCAAGCCTGGCGCCGAGATCGTGCCGGGGAAGGTCATCAGCTCTCTGAGCCGCTTGCGGGATCTTTACCTGGGCGCTTCTCTGGATGAAGAGCTCTGGGCGCTTCTGCTGCAACGGGAATCGCGGGAGCGATTGCGGGCGGTTCTGATCGGGAGCTATTTCGCCCCCGAGATCGGGGTGATGCTGGCCGAGCAAGGGAGGGTGAACTACGAGGCCAAGAGGTACAGCGACAAGCTGCTTGAGGCTGCCGAGGAGTTGGGCGATTACGCCAAGAAGGTCGGCGGCGGCGAGCATGGCCGCAGGGTGCGCGACCAGGGGTTCCGCAAGGCGATCGTCGGTCTCTACCAGCACCGCTGCGCTCTATGCGGCCTGAGGATGCTAACCCCCGAGGGACATACCGCGGTGGACGCGGCGCACATTCACCCCTGGAGCGAGAGCGGCAACGATCATCCGACCAACGGGCTGGCGCTTTGCCGCCTCTGCCATTGGGGGTTCGACGAGGGGCTGATGAGCGTTGGGCGCAAGTACGAAGTGCTTATCTCCAGCCAGGTTAGGGGTGGGAACAATTTCCCAGGGCATGTTCTGACCCTTTCGGAGCGGGGGATTTTCAGGCCGGAGGAGGGGAGGTTCTGGCCGAGTCAGGAGTGTTTGGCTTGGCATCGGGGGAAGGTTTTGCGGCGGTGAAACCATGAGGGAAGAATTGTGAACGTTCGCAAGCATTTGCACGTCACCTGCGCCATCATCGAACACGACGGCCATGTCCTGGCTGCCCAGCGAAGCGCCGAGATGAGCTTGCCGCTCAAATGGGAATTCCCCGGTGGCAAGATCGATCCGGGGGAGTCACCGGAGGAATGCCTTCGCCGTGAATTAATGGAAGAGATGGCGATTGCGGTGAATGTGGGGAAAAAACTTCCAGCGAGTACTCATCAATATCCCAAATTCGCGGTCACGCTCCATCCGTTTCTCTGCTCCATCGAGTCGGGCGAGATCGTTCTCCACGAACACGCCGCCATTACCTGGCTGCCGCCGGAGGAGCTGCACACGCTGGACTGGGCCGAAGCCGATTTACCCATTATCGAAGCATATCTTGAGGCATACGGGGCAATCGCACGATGAGGGATGTCGCCCAAGGCATATACGAAGAGCTTTTTGATGAGTTTCTTCGCGATGCCCTGGCCCGGCATCCGGAGCTCAGAACCGTTTTCGGCAAGCTCGACCCTGAAGAGGAGCCGACGCGCTACGCCGCCTTTGTCGCCAGGGTCATCGAGCAGGCCCTGCGGCTGGAAACCGACTCGGCCACCCGCCTTGAGCTGTGTAATCAACTGATCGCGTTGATAGCCGGCAGGGAAAGAGCCTCGCACTTAGCCGGCCGGCAACTCCTTCCCGCCGAAAAATCTCTCCTCCTCGAAATCACCCCAGCCCATTACGCCCGCCAGGGCATGCCTCGCCCCAAGACGCCACTGGCCGAAAGCAGCCTCTTCACCGGCTCCCCCAAGGAACCCCAGCTTGTCCACGAATTGCAGGCCGAAATGCGCTCCGCCGACGGGGTGGACATCCTGGTGTCGTTCATCAAGTGGACCGGCTTGCGTCTGCTGATGCCGGCTTTTGAGGAACTGCGCGGACGCAACGTGCCGGTGCGGGTCATCACCACCTCCTACATGGGCGCTTCGGATGCTACGGCGGTGGAATGGCTGGCCCGGCTCCCCAATGTCCAAGTGCGGGTCTCCTATGACACGGACCGGACCCGGCTGCACGCCAAGGCCTACCATTTCCAACGGCATAGCGGCTTTTCGACCGCCTACATCGGCTCGGCCAACATGTCGCAGGCGGCGATCACCAGCGGCCTGGAGTGGAACCTCAAGGTGACCGCCCAGGACATGCCGCACATTCTGGAGAAATTCGCCGCCGAATTCGAGACCTACTGGAACAGCCGGGAGTTTGTCCCTTTCGATCCGGATCAGCCTGAGCCGCTGCGGGAAGCGATTCGGCGGGCCAGCCAGCGGGGGACCGCGATCCCCACCGTCTTCTTCGATCTTCGCCCCCATCCCTTTCAGGAGCGCATTCTTGATGCTCTGGAAGCCGAGCGCAAGGCCCATGGGCACTGGCGAAACTTGGTGATTGCCGCCACCGGTACCGGCAAGACGGTGGTGGCGGCTTTTGATTATCGGCGTTTTTACGAGGAGAGGAGAGGGCAGGCCCGATTGCTCTTCGTCGCCCACCGGCGCGAGATTCTGGAGCAGTCCGTTGCCACCTTCCGCAATGTGTTGCGCCGCGCCGACTTCGGTGAGCTCCTCGTCGGGCCGTATCAGGCCGAGCGCCTGGATCATCTTTTTTGCTCCGTGGACATGCTGCGCAGCCGCCAGCTCTGGCAGCAGGTGGGGGCGGATTTCTACGATTACATCGTCATCGACGAAGCCCATCACGGCACCGCCGACAGCTACCGCCCCATCTTCGACCGCTTTCAGCCGCAGATCCTCCTCGGCCTGACCGCCACGCCCGAGCGCATGGACGGCCAAAGCGTAGCCGCCGATTTCGCCAACCGCTTCGCTGCCGAGATTCGACTCCCGGAAGCGCTGGAAGAGAAACTCCTCTGCCCCTTCCACTACTTCGGCGTGGCCGACCCAGTCGCCCTGGATGCCGACCACTTCTGGCGCAATGGCCGGTACGATGTCCAAGCGCTGGAGAACGTCTATACCGGCACCCATGCCCTGGCCGAGCAGCGACTGCGCGTTGTCACCGAAGCGCTCCTGCGCTATGAACCCGACCTGTCCCTGGTGCGGGGGATCGGCTTCTGTGTCTCTGTTGAGCATGCCCGCTTCATGGCCGAACGGTTCACCCGACAGGGGATCGCCTCGGCGGCCCTCGTCGGCGCGACGGGGAACGAGCAGCGGACAGAACTCCTGCGGGATTTCCGGGAGGGGCGGCTGACCTTCATCTTCGCCTGCGACGTCTTCAACGAAGGTCTCGATGTGCCGGAGGTCAACACGGTCCTCTTCCTGAGGCCGACCGAGAGCCTGACAGTCTTCCTTCAGCAACTCGGGCGTGGGCTGCGCCATGCGCCGGGGAAGGAGTGTCTGACCGTCCTCGACTTCGTCGGGCAAGCGCACCGGCGCTACCGCCTCGACAGCAAACTGAAGGCGCTTTTGCCGAAAACTCGCTTCGCTATCGACCGCGAGGTGGAGCTCGATTTCCCTCATCTTCCCGCCGGTTGCTCCATCCAGCTCGACCGCCTTGCTCGGGACGTCGTCCTCACCAACATCCGCGAGAATTTAAAAAATCTCAAGCTGCAGATTCCGGAAAGGCTACAGACTTTCGAGCAGGAGGCAAAGCAACCGCTGACCTTTGGTAATTTCGTGCGCTATCACGATTACGAGCCGGAAACGCTGGTGGTGCGGGAAACCTGGTCGCAGTGGAAAGCCCGGGCCAGACTCGAAACGCCACCCAACGACCCTGACCTCGCCCAGCTTAAGCCGGCCCTGGTGCGTGCCGCCGGGATGACTGGTCCGCGGGAAATCGTCCGGCTCCGGCGCGTCCTCGGACAGCTCCGACAGTCGAACGTCCCGGGGGCGCTGGCCGAGGCAGGGGAAGCGGCCCTGCCGATCCATTACCGGCTTTGGGGGAAACCCGGCTCCGATCGTGGGATCGCCAGCCTCGATGAATCCTTCTCCCGGCTTTCCGCGAACCCCTCTATCCTTAAAGACCTGGACGAAGTGTTGGCCTGGGCCGATGACGAAACCCGCATCACCGGCGACCTTGCCGATTTGCCTTTTTCCTGCCCCCTGGAACTCCATGCCCAATACGGCAGCGTCGATATTCTGGCGGCCCTGGGAATGGCAAACCTTGAATCCGCCGGGCAGAGAGGGGTGGGGGTGGTCCACTGCCGGGAGCTCAGGGCTTATGTCCTGCTCGTCACCGTCCAGAAGACGGAGCGGGAATTTTCGCCGAGTACGATGTACGCCGACTACCCGATCAGCCGGGAGCTGCTGCACTGGGAATCCCAGTCCAATACGACCCAAGCGAGCGAGGCAGGGCAGAACTTGATTAACCATGCGCAGCGGGGCTATACGATTTTGGTGTTTGCCCGGGATGTAAAGAAGAGGAACGGGGTGACGGTGCCGTTTACCTACCTCGGCCCGGCTGAGCGGGTCAGCTTTGAGGGGGAGAGGCCGATCAAGATGGTTTGGCGGTTGCGGCATGCGATGCCGGCGGAGATGTTTGAGGGGAATCGGAGGGGTGGGTGAGAGCTCCGAAGACGGAATTGAAGAACGACTTGAGGAAATAAATCTGTCCCCT
This window encodes:
- a CDS encoding cytochrome-c peroxidase, encoding MKKSILLSAAMLLAAASWSWAVESPNVELGKKLYEWQGLGSNGKSCSSCHPGGKGLEEISAYDDGMLMEMINFCIRDALKGEMLAPQSQELESMLLYLRSLPGK
- a CDS encoding OmpA family protein: MMKGCFKALLPCLVSALVLALAVPAAARAELVKKVDNFIVFIDQSGSMSQKYAKTGKKKIELALEQVKGLDKAIPELGYQGSVALSSPQQTLSPVAVFKSGALASVASAVDSDFYIFGRETSLGDDLGTLAPTLNGFSGRTALVLFTDGDNNAGTDPVAVASELYNRYGKQLCIHVVSYADEDNGKQIIEKLRAISDCTVVADGNSLAAEPAMAQFARDVFYGEGAPVIGDADGDGVLDDRDKCPDTIRGSIVDADGCAVKYTLQIEFDFDKSDIRAQYRKEIAKAAEFIKRYPQVKILVAGHTDNTGSPEYNKGLSMRRAQALKDYLVKNFGISPGLLFPRGYGETRPVASNKTKDGRQKNRRVEFICSTEIQPDK
- a CDS encoding (deoxy)nucleoside triphosphate pyrophosphohydrolase; this translates as MVNVRKHLHVTCAIIEHDGHVLAAQRSAEMSLPLKWEFPGGKIDPGESPEECLRRELMEEMAIAVNVGKKLPASTHQYPKFAVTLHPFLCSIESGEIVLHEHAAITWLPPEELHTLDWAEADLPIIEAYLEAYGAIAR
- a CDS encoding nucleotidyltransferase family protein, giving the protein MATQDREQVLAFLRAHKNELQTRFGVIRLGLVGSYARDEARDESDIDIVVSLNSDNTFRSFFGLLHFLQDNLQARIDLATEASLKPQVRDSILKDIRYV
- a CDS encoding M16 family metallopeptidase, with amino-acid sequence MIRKSTLDNGIRVVTEQVAGVHSATVGAWVETGSRHETPEQNGISHFVEHMLFKGTERRSAKDIAREIDSVGGVLNAFTGREFSCYYAKVLSPRLPLAIDLLADIALHSLFDLDELEKERKVILQEIYMVEDAPEDLVHDLFTQNFWPGHPLGRPILGSRESVGSLSRGDLVRFVEQRYRGGNILICAAGELEHERVLEQVGEFFAGLGGGVAPGLTQAPVCQRGVDIIEKDLEQVHLCLGSSALPQNHPDRFALHLLNNILGGSMSSRLFQSIREDLGLAYSTYSYLNCHSDTGSLVLYAGTSPEEARSVLHLMLKELRRLTTELVSEQELQATQEQLKGHLLLSLESTDNRMTRLARNELYLGKNPPLREVVQGFEKVTREDILRLGQSLFRDEQLHLQVVGKLPQADITPLDLTVG
- a CDS encoding YbeD family protein — protein: MADTPTEQLQMEFPCDFAFKAFGPNGPEFAERVRQAVAGTVDVSMDALKVRPSSQGKYQCVTVLVLLHSKQQLHAIYAALRKVEGLVYLV
- a CDS encoding HNH endonuclease, whose amino-acid sequence is MPLGSKGLIAYPFYHLESDGFWQLLAKPGAEIVPGKVISSLSRLRDLYLGASLDEELWALLLQRESRERLRAVLIGSYFAPEIGVMLAEQGRVNYEAKRYSDKLLEAAEELGDYAKKVGGGEHGRRVRDQGFRKAIVGLYQHRCALCGLRMLTPEGHTAVDAAHIHPWSESGNDHPTNGLALCRLCHWGFDEGLMSVGRKYEVLISSQVRGGNNFPGHVLTLSERGIFRPEEGRFWPSQECLAWHRGKVLRR
- a CDS encoding L-threonylcarbamoyladenylate synthase; the protein is MLLSINPDNPQPRLIKRIVECLKQGGVIAYPTDTTYGIGCDIFNKKGVKKIYQIKQRDPRKPFSFICSDLSDVANYAQVSNFAFKIMKRHLPGPYTFVLEATRVVPDLLTTKQKTVGIRIPQNPIALAIVQELGHPLVTTSANISGEESIGDPQEIENSLGRMLDYVVDGGILMGDPSTVISLIDDQIEVLRQGSGDTSWIHGS
- a CDS encoding four helix bundle suffix domain-containing protein, with translation MTTGFIPPHGGYRNLLSYRKAEIVYDATVYFCDRFIDRRSRTHDQMVQAARSGKQNIIEGSMASGTSKEFEIKLTNVARASLEELLADYRDFLRTRGMSEWTRDHPYTRRLRELNRQPNADFETFRRGIENDDPEISANVIIGMIRVTSYLLDKQLKHLEQAFIKEGGLRERMTRARIYERKKSGN
- a CDS encoding S41 family peptidase translates to MAPEPGIRRRAAGRSRSLLLGWLVGAALALSGVTAAFGGEFGGVGLQVVPTVRGELVVLNVLPGSSAALAGLKPGDLILRVDDFPLEGSDFSEVVSRYLWGEVGTSLVLDYLRPGEAGFRSARLRREPLSGEPAALPGVKTLQPQP
- the dut gene encoding dUTP diphosphatase; amino-acid sequence: MDAIRIDIKKLRPAALLPRYMTELAAGMDLFACLENPIVLAAGERVLVPTGIALAIPAGFEGQVRPRSGLALRQGVTLVNSPGTIDADYRGEVGVIVINHGSEPVTISSGDRIAQLVIAPVRRALLAEVESLDATAREGGGFGHTGVNGG